The Chryseobacterium glaciei DNA window TTTACCTTTGCTTTTGTAGCATAATCTTTTAACCAGTTTACAATATGATCTGTTACTTTTTGTGTCTGCATTGTTTATATTTTTTTTAAGTCTATTCTGAATTTCTTAGAATATTTTACTGTTTATATTTTTAAATCCGTTTTTGTGCATGTCATTCTCTTCTGAAACTTCGAGTGAAAATGAAATTCCAAAATTAGTAGTTTTTTTGATTCTAAACTTGAGATTTTTCCCTCAAAATCATGATTTTGAACTGTATTTTTCACGTTGTAATTCATACCAAAAACATGTTCCGTCAGGTTCGATAAATTCGCCTGTTCTTTCAAAGCCTAGTTTCTGTAAAATATGATTAGAACCATCGTTTTCAGAGTGAGCCATGGCGTAAATTATATCAATGTTTAAATCATTAAAACCATAATCCAAAGCAGCTTTTGCTGATTCCGTAGCATAACCTTTTCCCCAATATTCAGGTAGAAAACGATAGCCTAGTTCATAAATGTTGTTATAATCATTAATCTCTTTGGTTAAAAATTTTAATCCGCTCCAGCCAATTAATAAATTACTTTCTTTTTCAATCACAGCAAATCTACCAATACCATTGTCTTTGTATTGTTTTTGAATCATTCTGATAACGTCTTTCGATTGATTTACATCTTTTAGAACCGGAACACCAATATATTTCATTACTTTCGGATCGGAATCCAAAAGAAATAAACGTTCATAATCGTTTTCTTCAAGTTTTCTCAATATCAATCTTTCGGTTTCGAGTTGCATAGTTTTTTATGAATTAAAATTTGATTTATTGTTCTTTTTGTTCATCTACGAAAATAGTAACATCCATTTTTAAACCTTTTTTTATATCCGTTTCTTTCATCTTATTTCCTCCTAAATTCAAGGTTTGCATGTCTTTATTTAAAGAAATATCCAATTTTTGAAGTTGATTATGTTCAAGGTTTAATTTTCTTAAATTTTTCAGCGTACTTAGATCAATCGTCTTTAATTTATTTAAAGATAAAGTTAACTGATTAATCCTTGGTGCAACTCTGAACATGATATTTTCAATAGAATTATTGTCAAGATATAAAGATGTTAAATTCTGCACATTATCAGCTTCAAATTTAGAGATTTTACAGCCTGTGCATGAGAATAATTCTAATTTACTGAGATTTTTTATCGCTGCATTTGCAATCGAATTATCATCCAAAACGACCATCGTTGCATTTTTGAAGTAAACCAGATCATCAGTTGAAGTGATGCCTTTATTCACTAGAAATAAGTTGGTGATCGCTTCAGCTTCAAATTTACTAATGCCATTGTCTTTATTAATGTCAAAATTTTCTATAACCGCTTTTTCGAGGTTTTTATCCTTAAAAGTAAGGTTTTGACCAAAGAAAACAGCACATGTGAGACTTAAAATCGTTGTTATAAATATTTTATTTTTCATCATTTGGTTGTGTTTAAATCCGTATTTTTGTAAACTTAAATTTCATGTAAAAATAATGAAGATTTTTAGAACTATTGCACTTTCTTCACTCTTAGTTTTGAGTTTGAATTCTTGTAAGAAAGATGCTCAAAACCAATGGAATGTGGAAGTCAAAAACCCTGCCGAAAAAGTTGAAATTACTTATATTTCGAAACAATTTTATGATCCGAATGTAAGTTTAGATCAGTTTAAAACTCAATTTCCTTGGTTTCAGGGGACGGTCTCTGATGCAGATTTCGGAAAAAGAAGAACCGACGCTGGAGAAGTAAAATTGTATAAAGAAGCAATCGGTAAAATCGACCAAAATAAGCTTCAGAAAGAGCTTCAGGAATTGTTTTCTCATATTAAATATTATTTTCCTCAATTCAAAAGCCCGAAAGTATTTTTGTTTTCATCGGCTTTGCAGATGATTCAGGATCCTATTTTTTATGATGACAAAGGAAACCTTTTGTTCATAGATGTTACAGGTTTTATGGGAGACGGAAACCCTAATTATAAAGGGTTGGAACTGTATTTCCAGAAATCAATGAATCCTCAGAATATTGTACCAAAAGTTTCGCAGATTTTTGCTGAAAATGTGGTTAAAGAATCACCCGATCACCAAAAATTTATTGATCAGATCATTCTTAACGGAAAAATAATGATGGTTCAGGATGCATTTTTACCGAATTTTCCTGACTATCTGAAAATGAATTATACCAAAAAACAATATGACTGGACGGTGGCAAATGAAGCCAACATCTGGAATTATTTTGTTGAAAATAATTTAATTTTTGGGGATGATCACCGATTGGTAGAGCGTTTTATTGCTCCGGGGCCATTCTCTAAATTTTATACAGAAATAGACAATGAATCTTCTCCACAAGTCGGAATTTTCGCAGGATGGCAGGTTTGTAGAGCCTATTTTAAAGAAAAACCTGATACAAAACTTGTAGATTTCCTGAAAATGGATGCTACAACAATTTTTAATCAGTCAGGATATAAGCCGAAAGTTAAATAAGGCTGGAAGTTAGAAGTTAGAAGTTAGAAGTTAGAAGTTGCGCGAAAAGGCAACAGCAAAAAATAGAATTATTAGAAATATATAGAAAGTTATGAGAAAGACTCAAATTACGATAGACGTTGAATTAGATGAAAATCACATTCCGGAACTGATCACTTGGAATGCAGAAGATGGAGGTATTGAAAAAGAAGAAACTAAAGCAACGATGATTTCCGTTTGGGATGATAAAAAGATGGAAGCCTTAAGAATTGATCTTTGGACAAAAGAAATGCCTGTTGATCAAATGAAAATGTTTATGCATCAAATTTTACTTTCTCTTGGAAGTACCTACCAAAGAGCAACAGGAGAGGAAGATGTAGCACAATGGATCGAGCAGATCGCAGAAGAATTTGCGGTAAAATCTGCTATAAAAATGTAAAAAGCGATAAGCTGTAGGCAGTAAGCGGTAAGCTTTTTGCAGGCAGGTTAAGCTAAAAAAATATTTATTAATCATAATAAGCTAAAAGTAGTAAGTTATAAAGCTTATTGCCTAAAGCTTGAAGCCTAAAGCAAAAAATATGAATTTTAATACAAAAGTTATTCACGGAGGACAACATCATGAATCTGCAACAGGTTCTGTGAATGTTCCTGTATTTTTAACATCTACATTCGCACAAAAAAGTCCTGGAGTACATTCAGGTTATGAATATTCAAGAGCGGCAAATCCTACAAGACAGGCGTTGGAAGACTCTTTGGCAAGCATTGAAAACGGAGCAAGAGGATTGGCTTTCGGTTCTGGTTTGGCGGCAATCGACTGTGTTTTAAAATTATTAAATCCAGGCGATGAGGTTGTTGCAGTAGATGATTTGTATGGCGGAACATACAGAATGTTCACAAGACTTTTTGAAAAATATCAATTGAAATTTACGTTCGTGAATTTTGATGATGCCTCAAAAATCGCTGATGTTATTACAGATAAAACAAAACTGATCTGGATTGAAACACCAACAAATCCATTGATGAAATTGGTTGATATCAAGGCTGTTGTAGAAATTGCAAAAGGGAAAAATATCCTAGTTGCTGTTGATAATACTTTCGCGACACCTTATTTACAGAGACCGATTGATTTGGGAGCAGATATCGTAATGCACTCTGCAACGAAATATTTAGGAGGTCACTCTGACGTTATTGCCGGAGCTTTGGTTGCAAAAGATGCTGAATTAGGAGACCAACTTCACTTCATCCAATTTGCAAGCGGTGGAATTTTAGGACCACACGATTCTTATTTGGTGTTGAGAGGAATTAAAACATTGGCATTAAGAGTTCAGAGACATTCAGAAAACGGAATGGCAGTGGCAAAATATCTTGAATCTCATCCGGCAGTAAATAAAGTAATTTATCCGGGATTAGAATCTCATCCACAATATGAATTGGCAAAAGCTCAAATGAAAGACTTTGGAGGAATGGTTTCTTTCACTTTCAAGTCAGGTAAAAAAGAAGATGCTGTTAAGTTTTTAGAAAAAGTTAGAGTTTTCACGTTAGCAGAATCTCTTGGTGGAGTAGAATCTTTGGCTAATCACCCTGCTTTGATGACTCACGCTTCTATCCCTGCTGAAAAGCGCGCTGAACTTGGGATTACTGATGACTTGGTTCGTTTAAGTGTTGGAATTGAAGATGCAGAAGATCTTATTGCAGATTTAGAAAAGGCTTTTTCTTAAGAAAGTTTTTACCACAAAAGACACAAAAGAAATTATTAAGTTTAAGCATATTTAAATTAAAAGTTCACAAAACAGAAAATCAAAGATTTTCAAAAACTTAAGTGTACTTTTATGAAGAGTAATAATGAACTTTAAAATACTTAAGTGTAAAAGCTTTTGTATCTTTTGTGGTTAATTAAAAAATAAAAATAATGAGAAAGATTCAGATTTTAGTGCTGTTAATTTTAAGCCAAATTGCATATTCTCAGGTAAAAACCACCGATGAATTATACAAAACGGCAAAAAAATTAGACAGTTTGATATTCGATATCGGATTTAACAAATGTGATCTTTCTCATTATCCTTCTATTGTGAGTGATGATTTAGAATTTTACCACGATAAAGGCGGAATTACTTCTGGTGAAAAAGCTTTCACTGCTTCTATCAAAAATAATATTTGTGGTAATCCGAATAAAGTGAAACGTGAATTGGTTCCTAACAGTATGAAAGTCTATCCTTTATATAAGGATAATGTTTTATATGCTTTTATTGAAGAAGGTGAACATGATTTTGCTGAATTGAATAATGGAAAATGGAAGAAAGGAAGCCGTGCAAAATTCACTATTTTATGGATTTTGGATGGTAAAGACTGGAAAATGAAAAGAGTTTTAAGCTACGACCATCATTTATAATCAAGATGAAAAATACAAGAAAAGTCACCATTCAGGATTTGACTCAATTGGCTGAATTATTCGATCAATACAGAGTTTTTTATCATAAAGAATCTGATATTCCCGCTGCAGAAAATTTTCTAAAAGAAAGAATCGAGAATAAAGATTCCGAAATTTTTGTTGCCGAAGAAAATGGAAATTTAGTTGGTTTTGTTCAATTATTTCCAATATTTTCCTCCACAAGAATGAAGCGTTATTGGTTGTTGAATGATTTATATGTCAACGAAAACCACCGCGGAAAAGGCTATTCAAAAGAATTAATTGAAGAAGCCAAACAATTGGCAAAATCCACCGACGCTTGCGGAGTTTTGCTTGAAACAGGAAAATCCAACGACATCGGAAATCAATTATATCCGGCCTGTGGTTTCGAATTGTGTGATTCTGTGAACTTCTACGAATGGACGAACAATTCATAAATGATCATTGATAAATTATAAATGATTAAAGTAAGATTGCCATCAATTATCAATTATCGCTTATCATTTATCAATTATATTTTATTACTTATTACCCATATTAACATGACTGATTTTCAAAAATACGTTCAAAGATATTTAGACAATATTCCATCCGAAGATTGGTTGGGAGAATTGAAAATTTCCGGAGAAAAAACGATAGCTATTTATTCAAAACTTTCAGAAGAACAATCACTTTTTGCTTACGATGAAGGAAAATGGACTTTGAAAGAATTGCTCCTCCATTTATCAGACACAGAAAGAATTTTTCAATATCGAATTTTAGCATTTGCAAGAGGAGATAAAAATGAACTTTCGGGTTTTGATGAGGAATTGTATGCTAATAATTCTCTTGCTAACGAAAGAACTTTAGATTCTTTGTTGGAAGAATATAAACTCATCAGAAAATCTTCTCAGATTTTATTGGAAACATTGAATCCATCTGTTTTAAATAATATTGGAACTGCCAACGGAAACCAAATCTCTGTAGAAACCATCGGGAAGTTGATTGTTGGGCATAATATTCATCATTTGAATATTATTGAGGAAAGGTATTTGCTGAAGTTATGATGCGCCATTTAAAAAATAAATTAGCTTTAATAAGTTTATTAATTTTTATACTTTCTCTTTTCTTTAATGCTTTTAAAGTTAAAGATATGGGACAAATTAAAGATTATTCTTCATTAGAGGTTTTTCTTATTGGTCCAATCAGTTTTTTGGGAGGAGCTGGAAAAGAATTTTTTACTTGGACTGCAAATATTTGGTTTTTAATTTCTCTTTTCTGTGTTTTTAGAAGATATTATTTTATTTCAATTATTTCAGGATTAATTGCCTTTTTAATTTCCGGAACATTTATTTTTTATAAAGAAATTTTGGTTTCAGAAAGTGGAAGAATGGCGGATATTTATAGTTTAGAAATTGGGTATTATTTATGGTTAACTTCTATAGTGTTTATAATTTTTTCTTCGATTTATTTGAAAATAATAGATAGAATTAGTAATGCGAAAACTTAACAATTTAAATATTACAAGAAGCATTGAATCAAGAAAATTGATTACTGAAGAAAGTTGGTGGGACAAGTTTGATACGTTTACAAACTATTTTATGTTTTTGGCATTAATAGTATCATCAATATTAGCTTTGGGGTCTGTAAAATCTTCTGCTAATAGTGATTTGGAATATTTTCTATATGGTTCTGGGTTATTTTTTGGATTGTATGGATTTTACTGCAAATTCACAGAAAAACATTTGAAGGAAATAAAATTTACAATTCATAAAGAAGATGCAAAGCAAAGAATTCTTGAATATGGAAAAAAATATAATTATAGAATTTCCAAAATTTCAAATAATTTAATATTCTTAAATGAACCAACTAGTGGTTATACTTTGGGTAATTACGAAAAAACAATAATGATTTTCTTTAAAAATGAATCTATTCTTTATACCTTAATTAAGGAGGGTGCACGGTTAAATGTTCCAGTTCTATTTTCTCAACATATTGTTCGAATAGATTTAAAGAAAATATTGACGCAAGCCAAAATTAAAAACAAAACTAAAAAGAGCTATTTCAGTTTATTCTTTTTTAAAGATTAATTAAAAACAATGGAAAACATCATCAACATATTAAAATCCGGCGGAACCATCCTTTACCCAACAGACACAATCTGGGGAATCGGTTGTGACGCGACAAACATAGACGCCATCAACAAAATTTTTGACATCAAGAAGCGTGAAAAAAACAAATCTATGATTATTTTGGTGGAAACTGAAAAGAGATTACAGGATTTGGTAGACGTTCCGGAAATGGCTTGGGAAATCATGGACTTAAGTGAAAAACCGGTAACGTTGGTTTATGAAAATCCAAAAGGTTTACCGGAAGAATTATTAGCAGAAGACGGAAGCATCGGAATTCGTTTAGTGAAAAATGATTTCTGTAAAAAATTAATTACAAAATTAAATCGTCCTTTAGTTTCAACTTCAGCGAATTTCAGTGGAGATAAAAGTCCGTTGAAATTTTCGGATATATCAAAAGAAATTATTGATTTGGTAGATTACGCAGTGGAAGAAGACCGAGAGAAAGTCTCAAAATATTCAGGTTCATCTGTAATAAAAATATGGAGCGATAACAGAATAAAAGTTCTTCGCGAGTAAAAGAAAAGATTTTAATTATCTTTGCAAAATCATTCAACCATTAAGGCATTAAGAATATGAAGTCAGCGGCTTGATAAACTTAATTTCTTAGTGGTTTTACATTAGATAATGGTCGATAATTCTAGTATAATATGAATTCTGATTGTGAATCTAATATCTAAACTTTAAATTTTAAGCATCTAAAAAAATGTTCATTAATCTTAATCAAAATAAAAACTTAAAGCTTTTCAAAATAATCTCTGAAGTCGCGGACAAAAATAATCAGTCGGTATATATTGTCGGCGGATATGTTCGGGATCTTTTGATGAAAAGAAAAGCTTCAACAGATATTGATTTTGTTACCGAACAAAGCGGAATTGAGCTTGCCGAAAGTGTGGGCAAAGAAATAGATCCTAAAATGAAGGTTTCTGTTTTTAAAACTTACGGAACGGCGATGATCAGATACAAAGATCTAGAGCTTGAATTTGTAGGTGCAAGAAAAGAAAGCTACACCGAAAACAGCCGTAAACCGGAAGTAGAAGGCGGTACTTTGGAAGATGATCAAAAAAGAAGAGATTTTACCATTAATGCAATGGCGATCTCTTTAAACACAGATGATTTCGGAGAACTGATCGATCCTTTCAATGGTGTTGAAGATCTTGAAAAAGGGATTTTAAGAACACCTCTAGAGCCTGCTCAAACCTATTCTGACGACCCGTTAAGAATGATGAGAGCGGTACGTTTTGCTTCTACATTAAACTTTAAAATCGAAGAAAACTCTTTAGAAGCAATAAAGCAGGAAGCAGAGCGAATTAAAATTGTTTCCATGGAAAGAATAATGGTTGAATTTAATAAAATCATGCTTTCAGAAAAACCATCAATCGGTTTGACATTGATGGAAGAAACAGGATTAATGAAACTAATTATTCCTGAATTAATCGAACTAAAAGGAATAGAAGAAGTAGAAGGTCAAACTCACAAAGATAACTTTTACCATACATTGGAAGTTTTAGATAACATTTCTTTGAATACGGAAAATCTTTGGCTACGTTGGTCTGCATTGCTTCACGACATAGGAAAAGCACCAACAAAAAAATTCGTTGAAGGAACAGGCTGGACTTTCCACGGACATGAGTTTTTAGGTTCAAAAATGGTAAAAGCAATGTTTCAAAAATTGAAATTACCGTTAGGGCCAGACATGAAGTATGTTCAGAAAATGGTCAAACTTTCATCTCGTCCTATCGCTTTGATTACAGATGATGCTTCAGATTCGGCATTGAGAAGATTGTTGTTCGATGCTGGCGAAGATATGGAAGATCTTTTTACGCTTTGTAAGGCTGATATAACAACAAAAAATTCTAAAAAGCAGGAGCGATTCAAAAAGAATTTTGAATACGTTGCGGTTAAGATAAAAGAGGTTGAGGAAAAAGATCACGTTAGAAATTTCCAGCCACCCATTTCAGGAGAAGAGATTATGGAAATGTTTAATCTTAAACCTGGACGTGAGATCGGAATTTTAAAGGAAAAAGTAAAAGAAGCAATTTTGGAAGGCGAAATTCTTAATGATAAAGAAGAAGCTACAAAATTTGTGATCGCAGAAGCCGAGAAATTAGGTTTGAAAATGTAATTAAAAAACGTATAAAGTTTTAAAGAATATAAAAGCAATTGGAAATTATCCGGTTGCTTTTTTTGGCTAAAATGATAAAAAAATCCGGCCGTCTTTTCGAAGAGACGCCCGGATAAAAAACACAAATGATGAAAAAAAATAAAAATTTATATAGTATACGCCGAAGCGCAAATTTTAGTTTTTATAGAAACCGTTTGTTCCGATTCCTGTTGTGAAAGTTTTTAATAAAGAACCATTGGTTGCATTATAAACATTCACTTTACTGTCTGCGGTGAAACTTGCATCAGAGGCGAAAATTTTACCGTCAATTACATTAAATCCGTATAAATTTCCTGTTGTAGTCACAATAGGAGTTGTAGGAACACTTGTAGAACCTACAGTCATAGAATATATTTTGTTGCTGGAATTAGTGAAATAAAATTTATTACCATCAACTCTTAATTTCTGAGCTTGAGGAATTGCTGTCAACGTTGTAGTTGTATAGGTTCCTGTAGTTGAATTAATCTTATAGATATAAGAATTTGTATTGTCAGAGGCTAAAACGTAAGCATCTCCGTTATAAGAAATAAGGTCCCTGATGATTCCGTTGCTTGGCAAAGTTACGGTGTTGTCAACAACGTTTGTAGAAGGCTTTACAATCGTAATTGTGTATCCTGTTGGCAATTCGCTGTACGGAGGAGTAGATTCGTAGGTAACACCGTCAGTTTGTACTACGATATTTCCGCCAGCTTCAACTACTTTTTCTGCAGATCTTGCGAAACTGATGCTTTTTACAAAAGAATTGTCTTTGTTGTAAACGTTCAGTTTCATTAC harbors:
- a CDS encoding CCA tRNA nucleotidyltransferase, whose protein sequence is MFINLNQNKNLKLFKIISEVADKNNQSVYIVGGYVRDLLMKRKASTDIDFVTEQSGIELAESVGKEIDPKMKVSVFKTYGTAMIRYKDLELEFVGARKESYTENSRKPEVEGGTLEDDQKRRDFTINAMAISLNTDDFGELIDPFNGVEDLEKGILRTPLEPAQTYSDDPLRMMRAVRFASTLNFKIEENSLEAIKQEAERIKIVSMERIMVEFNKIMLSEKPSIGLTLMEETGLMKLIIPELIELKGIEEVEGQTHKDNFYHTLEVLDNISLNTENLWLRWSALLHDIGKAPTKKFVEGTGWTFHGHEFLGSKMVKAMFQKLKLPLGPDMKYVQKMVKLSSRPIALITDDASDSALRRLLFDAGEDMEDLFTLCKADITTKNSKKQERFKKNFEYVAVKIKEVEEKDHVRNFQPPISGEEIMEMFNLKPGREIGILKEKVKEAILEGEILNDKEEATKFVIAEAEKLGLKM
- a CDS encoding GNAT family N-acetyltransferase, whose amino-acid sequence is MQLETERLILRKLEENDYERLFLLDSDPKVMKYIGVPVLKDVNQSKDVIRMIQKQYKDNGIGRFAVIEKESNLLIGWSGLKFLTKEINDYNNIYELGYRFLPEYWGKGYATESAKAALDYGFNDLNIDIIYAMAHSENDGSNHILQKLGFERTGEFIEPDGTCFWYELQREKYSSKS
- a CDS encoding GNAT family N-acetyltransferase, with the translated sequence MKNTRKVTIQDLTQLAELFDQYRVFYHKESDIPAAENFLKERIENKDSEIFVAEENGNLVGFVQLFPIFSSTRMKRYWLLNDLYVNENHRGKGYSKELIEEAKQLAKSTDACGVLLETGKSNDIGNQLYPACGFELCDSVNFYEWTNNS
- a CDS encoding L-threonylcarbamoyladenylate synthase, producing MENIINILKSGGTILYPTDTIWGIGCDATNIDAINKIFDIKKREKNKSMIILVETEKRLQDLVDVPEMAWEIMDLSEKPVTLVYENPKGLPEELLAEDGSIGIRLVKNDFCKKLITKLNRPLVSTSANFSGDKSPLKFSDISKEIIDLVDYAVEEDREKVSKYSGSSVIKIWSDNRIKVLRE
- the gldC gene encoding gliding motility protein GldC; the protein is MRKTQITIDVELDENHIPELITWNAEDGGIEKEETKATMISVWDDKKMEALRIDLWTKEMPVDQMKMFMHQILLSLGSTYQRATGEEDVAQWIEQIAEEFAVKSAIKM
- a CDS encoding cystathionine gamma-synthase, yielding MNFNTKVIHGGQHHESATGSVNVPVFLTSTFAQKSPGVHSGYEYSRAANPTRQALEDSLASIENGARGLAFGSGLAAIDCVLKLLNPGDEVVAVDDLYGGTYRMFTRLFEKYQLKFTFVNFDDASKIADVITDKTKLIWIETPTNPLMKLVDIKAVVEIAKGKNILVAVDNTFATPYLQRPIDLGADIVMHSATKYLGGHSDVIAGALVAKDAELGDQLHFIQFASGGILGPHDSYLVLRGIKTLALRVQRHSENGMAVAKYLESHPAVNKVIYPGLESHPQYELAKAQMKDFGGMVSFTFKSGKKEDAVKFLEKVRVFTLAESLGGVESLANHPALMTHASIPAEKRAELGITDDLVRLSVGIEDAEDLIADLEKAFS
- a CDS encoding DinB family protein — protein: MIKVRLPSIINYRLSFINYILLLITHINMTDFQKYVQRYLDNIPSEDWLGELKISGEKTIAIYSKLSEEQSLFAYDEGKWTLKELLLHLSDTERIFQYRILAFARGDKNELSGFDEELYANNSLANERTLDSLLEEYKLIRKSSQILLETLNPSVLNNIGTANGNQISVETIGKLIVGHNIHHLNIIEERYLLKL
- a CDS encoding gliding motility protein GldB; protein product: MKIFRTIALSSLLVLSLNSCKKDAQNQWNVEVKNPAEKVEITYISKQFYDPNVSLDQFKTQFPWFQGTVSDADFGKRRTDAGEVKLYKEAIGKIDQNKLQKELQELFSHIKYYFPQFKSPKVFLFSSALQMIQDPIFYDDKGNLLFIDVTGFMGDGNPNYKGLELYFQKSMNPQNIVPKVSQIFAENVVKESPDHQKFIDQIILNGKIMMVQDAFLPNFPDYLKMNYTKKQYDWTVANEANIWNYFVENNLIFGDDHRLVERFIAPGPFSKFYTEIDNESSPQVGIFAGWQVCRAYFKEKPDTKLVDFLKMDATTIFNQSGYKPKVK
- a CDS encoding DUF4440 domain-containing protein, with the protein product MRKIQILVLLILSQIAYSQVKTTDELYKTAKKLDSLIFDIGFNKCDLSHYPSIVSDDLEFYHDKGGITSGEKAFTASIKNNICGNPNKVKRELVPNSMKVYPLYKDNVLYAFIEEGEHDFAELNNGKWKKGSRAKFTILWILDGKDWKMKRVLSYDHHL
- a CDS encoding DUF5074 domain-containing protein — protein: MNIRKILTLAFAATLLFNVSCTNDSTDEVLETTFENGILITNEGGFTTPTAEVSFVTNDLSAVANKIYSGKNNEVLGNVLQTIGFDSDKAYLVSNVPNKIDIVNRYTFKKQATVTTNLQNPRYIAFSGSQYYVTNNNFFDVMKLNVYNKDNSFVKSISFARSAEKVVEAGGNIVVQTDGVTYESTPPYSELPTGYTITIVKPSTNVVDNTVTLPSNGIIRDLISYNGDAYVLASDNTNSYIYKINSTTGTYTTTTLTAIPQAQKLRVDGNKFYFTNSSNKIYSMTVGSTSVPTTPIVTTTGNLYGFNVIDGKIFASDASFTADSKVNVYNATNGSLLKTFTTGIGTNGFYKN